A stretch of Pygocentrus nattereri isolate fPygNat1 chromosome 8, fPygNat1.pri, whole genome shotgun sequence DNA encodes these proteins:
- the lman2 gene encoding vesicular integral-membrane protein VIP36 isoform X1, translating into MAPERKRSAFLSYSQGGVCKMCHIFLLLWLLHFSSVYSDITDGNAEHLKREHSLIKPYQGVGTSSSSQWDFWGSTLVTSQYVRLTPDERSKQGSIWNTVPCYLKDWEMHVQFKVHGSGKKNLHGDGIAIWYTKERLHPGPVFGNQDHFVGLAIFVDTFRNDLHGMDRSFPYISAMVSNGSFAYDHGKDGRSTELGGCSAEIRNKDHDTYLAIRYSKGRLTIMVDVDDRNEWKECIDIGGVRLPTGYYFGASAATGDLSDNHDIISMKMYQLMVEHTPEEDSQDWTKIEPSVSLLKSPKDNIDDPTGNFRSTPLTGWKVFLLLLCALLGIVVCAVVGAVVFQKRQERNKRFY; encoded by the exons ATGGCTCCAGAGAGAAAGCGCTCAGCGTTTCTCAGTTATTCTCAAGGAGGTGTTTGCAAAATGTGTCACATATTCCTGCTCTTATGGTTACTTCACTTCTCCTCAGTTTACTCAGATATAACAGACGGCAACGCTGAGCACTTAAAGCGGGAGCATTCACTCATTAAACCATATCAAG gTGTTGGAACGAGCTCTTCAAGTCAATGGGATTTTTGGGGGAGTACTCTGGTGACCAGCCAATATGTACGCTTGACCCCTGATGAACGTAGCAAGCAGGGTTCCATTTGGAATACAGTG CCCTGTTATTTGAAAGACTGGGAGATGCATGTGCAGTTTAAAGTTCATGGATCAGGAAAGAAGAATCTGCATGGGGATGGAATTGCAATTTGGTACACAAAAGAAAGATTACATCCTG GGCCAGTCTTTGGAAACCAAGACCATTTTGTAGGCCTGGCTATTTTTGTGGATACTTTCCGCAATGACCTCCACGGCATGGAT CGTTCATTTCCCTACATTTCTGCAATGGTGAGTAATGGTTCTTTTGCATATGATCATGGAAAAGATGGCCGATCTACAGAGCTGGGGGGATGCTCTGCTGAAATCAGAAACAAAGACCACGACACATATCTTGCCATTCGGTACTCCAAAGGCAGACTCACA ATTATGGTCGACGTTGATGACAGAAATGAGTGGAAAGAATGTATTGATATTGGAGGAGTCCGTCTTCCTACAGGCTACTATTTTGGAGCCTCTGCCGCAACTGGAGATCTCTCTG ACAACCATGACATCATCTCGATGAAAATGTACCAGCTGATGGTAGAACACACTCCTGAGGAGGACAGCCAGGACTGGACTAAGATTGAGCCCAGTGTCAGCCTGCTCAAGTCTCCAAAAG ACAACATTGATGATCCTACCGGTAATTTCCGGAGCACGCCTCTTACTGGCTGGAAGGTCTTCCTGCTCCTGCTCTGTGCACTTCTTGGGATCgttgtttgtgctgttgtaGGAGCTGTGGTCTTTCAGAAACGACAAGAGCGGAACAAGAGATTTTACTAG
- the lman2 gene encoding vesicular integral-membrane protein VIP36 isoform X3: MAPERKRSAFLSYSQGGVCKMCHIFLLLWLLHFSSVYSDITDGNAEHLKREHSLIKPYQGVGTSSSSQWDFWGSTLVTSQYVRLTPDERSKQGSIWNTVPCYLKDWEMHVQFKVHGSGKKNLHGDGIAIWYTKERLHPGPGSNGNFHGLAIFVDTYPNDEASDRSFPYISAMVSNGSFAYDHGKDGRSTELGGCSAEIRNKDHDTYLAIRYSKGRLTIMVDVDDRNEWKECIDIGGVRLPTGYYFGASAATGDLSDNHDIISMKMYQLMVEHTPEEDSQDWTKIEPSVSLLKSPKDNIDDPTGNFRSTPLTGWKVFLLLLCALLGIVVCAVVGAVVFQKRQERNKRFY, translated from the exons ATGGCTCCAGAGAGAAAGCGCTCAGCGTTTCTCAGTTATTCTCAAGGAGGTGTTTGCAAAATGTGTCACATATTCCTGCTCTTATGGTTACTTCACTTCTCCTCAGTTTACTCAGATATAACAGACGGCAACGCTGAGCACTTAAAGCGGGAGCATTCACTCATTAAACCATATCAAG gTGTTGGAACGAGCTCTTCAAGTCAATGGGATTTTTGGGGGAGTACTCTGGTGACCAGCCAATATGTACGCTTGACCCCTGATGAACGTAGCAAGCAGGGTTCCATTTGGAATACAGTG CCCTGTTATTTGAAAGACTGGGAGATGCATGTGCAGTTTAAAGTTCATGGATCAGGAAAGAAGAATCTGCATGGGGATGGAATTGCAATTTGGTACACAAAAGAAAGATTACATCCTG GCCCTGGCAGCAATGGCAACTTCCATGGCTTGGCCATATTTGTAGACACATACCCAAACGATGAAGCCTCTGAT CGTTCATTTCCCTACATTTCTGCAATGGTGAGTAATGGTTCTTTTGCATATGATCATGGAAAAGATGGCCGATCTACAGAGCTGGGGGGATGCTCTGCTGAAATCAGAAACAAAGACCACGACACATATCTTGCCATTCGGTACTCCAAAGGCAGACTCACA ATTATGGTCGACGTTGATGACAGAAATGAGTGGAAAGAATGTATTGATATTGGAGGAGTCCGTCTTCCTACAGGCTACTATTTTGGAGCCTCTGCCGCAACTGGAGATCTCTCTG ACAACCATGACATCATCTCGATGAAAATGTACCAGCTGATGGTAGAACACACTCCTGAGGAGGACAGCCAGGACTGGACTAAGATTGAGCCCAGTGTCAGCCTGCTCAAGTCTCCAAAAG ACAACATTGATGATCCTACCGGTAATTTCCGGAGCACGCCTCTTACTGGCTGGAAGGTCTTCCTGCTCCTGCTCTGTGCACTTCTTGGGATCgttgtttgtgctgttgtaGGAGCTGTGGTCTTTCAGAAACGACAAGAGCGGAACAAGAGATTTTACTAG
- the b4galt7 gene encoding beta-1,4-galactosyltransferase 7 yields the protein MMYSSRRKPVLYFKEDRRFFSRKCTVLKLFGLCMVLVLGSLLWLQLSCPGDLSQTVHDGLPPHQPCPGERQTLTVDDPSWGPHKMAVIIPFRERFEELLVFVPYMHAFLNKKKIRHKILVINQVDHFRFNRASLINVGYMESGNDTDYIAMHDVDLLPQNEALDYGFPEEGPFHVASPELHPLYHYKTYVGGILLLTKKHYQMCNGMSNRFWGWGREDDEFFRRLRTAELQLFRPKGINTGYKTFRHIHDPAWRKRDQKRIAAQKQEQFKIDPDGGLTNLRYKVESRQELTISGAPCTVISTSLECDLSQTPWCQFS from the exons ATGATGTACTCTTCACGGAGAAAACCGGTGCTTTATTTCAAAGAGGACAGAAG ATTTTTCTCAAGGAAATGCACAGTCCTGAAGCTTTTTGGCCTCTGCATGGTGCTTGTCCTGGGGTCACTTCTTTGGCTGCAGCTGAGCTGTCCTGGAGACTTGAGCCAAACCGTACATGATGGACTCCCTCCTCACCAGCCCTGTCCTGGGGAGAGACAGACCCTTACTGTCGACGACCCCTCTTGGGGACCACATAAAATGGCTGTCATCATTCCTTTCAGAGAGCGTTTTGAAGAACTTCTCGTTTTTGTGCCATACATGCACGCTTTCctcaacaaaaagaaaattcGACACAAGATCCTTGTCATTAACCAGGTGGATCATTTTCG GTTTAACAGAGCTTCTCTTATTAATGTCGGCTACATGGAGAGCGGTAATGATACAGACTACATAGCAATGCATGATGTGGACTTGCTGCCTCAGAATGAAGCTCTGGACTATGGATTCCCTGAGGAAGGACCTTTTCATGTAGCCTCACCAGAGCTTCATCCCCTGTATCACTATAAGACTTATGTGGGAGGGATTCTGCTACTTACGAAGAAACACTATCAAATG TGCAATGGAATGTCCAATCGGTTCTGGGGTTGGGGACGAGAAGATGATGAGTTCTTCAGAAGACTGAGAACAGCTGAACTGCAG CTTTTTAGGCCAAAGGGAATAAACACAGGGTACAAAACGTTCAGGCACATTCACGACCCTGCCTGGAGGAAAAGAGACCAGAAGAGGATAGCTGCACAAAAGCAG GAACAGTTCAAGATCGACCCTGATGGTGGTCTGACCAACCTACGTTACAAAGTGGAGTCTAGGCAGGAGCTGACCATCAGTGGTGCCCCTTGTACTGTCATCAGCACCTCCCTGGAATGTGACCTCAGCCAGACTCCCTGGTGCCAGTTTAGCTAA
- the tmed9 gene encoding transmembrane emp24 domain-containing protein 9, producing the protein MVVLRMQFALFTVLFLNLCYSLVSALYFHIGETEKKCFIEEIPDETMIIGNYRTQLYDKQKEEYLPATQGLGMFVEVKDPDEKVILSRQYGSEGRFTFTSHTPGEHQICLHSNSSKFSLFAGGMLRVHLDIQVGEHTNNYAEIAAKDKLTELQLRVRQLVEQVDQIQKEQNYQRYREERFRQTSESTNQRVLWWSIVQTLILVAIGFWQMRHLKSFFEAKKLV; encoded by the exons ATGGTGGTGCTCAGAATGCAGTTTGCGTTGTTCACGGTTTTGTTTTTGAATCTTTGCTACAGTCTCGTTTCGGCACTGTACTTTCACATCGGCGAGACGGAAAAGAAATGCTTCATAGAAGAAATCCCGGATGAAACTATGATAATTG GAAACTATCGGACACAGCTCTATgacaaacaaaaagaagagtACTTGCCTGCCACACAAGGACTTGGAATGTTTGTGGAAGTTAAAGATCCCGATGAGAAG GTGATCCTGTCTCGTCAGTATGGATCAGAAGGCAGGTTCACCTTCACCTCCCACACACCTGGAGAACACCAGATCTGTTTGCACTCCAACTCCTCCAAGTTCTCTCTGTTTGCTGGTGGAATGCTT CGAGTTCATCTGGACATCCAAGTGGGAGAGCACACAAATAACTATGCAGAGATTGCTGCCAAAGACAAACTGACGGAGCTGCAGCTCAGGGTTCGCCAGCTGGTGGAGCAGGTCGATCAGATTCAGAAGGAGCAAAACTATCAGAGA taCCGTGAAGAGCGCTTCAGACAGACCAGTGAGAGCACTAATCAAAGAGTGCTCTGGTGGTCCATTGTCCAGACACTGATTCTCGTGGCGATTGGTTTCTGGCAGATGAGACATCTCAAGAGCTTCTTTGAGGCCAAGAAATTAGTGTAG
- the lman2 gene encoding vesicular integral-membrane protein VIP36 isoform X2, producing MAPERKRSAFLSYSQGGVCKMCHIFLLLWLLHFSSVYSDITDGNAEHLKREHSLIKPYQGVGTSSSSQWDFWGSTLVTSQYVRLTPDERSKQGSIWNTVPCYLKDWEMHVQFKVHGSGKKNLHGDGIAIWYTKERLHPAGPGSNGNFHGLAIFVDTYPNDEASDRSFPYISAMVSNGSFAYDHGKDGRSTELGGCSAEIRNKDHDTYLAIRYSKGRLTIMVDVDDRNEWKECIDIGGVRLPTGYYFGASAATGDLSDNHDIISMKMYQLMVEHTPEEDSQDWTKIEPSVSLLKSPKDNIDDPTGNFRSTPLTGWKVFLLLLCALLGIVVCAVVGAVVFQKRQERNKRFY from the exons ATGGCTCCAGAGAGAAAGCGCTCAGCGTTTCTCAGTTATTCTCAAGGAGGTGTTTGCAAAATGTGTCACATATTCCTGCTCTTATGGTTACTTCACTTCTCCTCAGTTTACTCAGATATAACAGACGGCAACGCTGAGCACTTAAAGCGGGAGCATTCACTCATTAAACCATATCAAG gTGTTGGAACGAGCTCTTCAAGTCAATGGGATTTTTGGGGGAGTACTCTGGTGACCAGCCAATATGTACGCTTGACCCCTGATGAACGTAGCAAGCAGGGTTCCATTTGGAATACAGTG CCCTGTTATTTGAAAGACTGGGAGATGCATGTGCAGTTTAAAGTTCATGGATCAGGAAAGAAGAATCTGCATGGGGATGGAATTGCAATTTGGTACACAAAAGAAAGATTACATCCTG CAGGCCCTGGCAGCAATGGCAACTTCCATGGCTTGGCCATATTTGTAGACACATACCCAAACGATGAAGCCTCTGAT CGTTCATTTCCCTACATTTCTGCAATGGTGAGTAATGGTTCTTTTGCATATGATCATGGAAAAGATGGCCGATCTACAGAGCTGGGGGGATGCTCTGCTGAAATCAGAAACAAAGACCACGACACATATCTTGCCATTCGGTACTCCAAAGGCAGACTCACA ATTATGGTCGACGTTGATGACAGAAATGAGTGGAAAGAATGTATTGATATTGGAGGAGTCCGTCTTCCTACAGGCTACTATTTTGGAGCCTCTGCCGCAACTGGAGATCTCTCTG ACAACCATGACATCATCTCGATGAAAATGTACCAGCTGATGGTAGAACACACTCCTGAGGAGGACAGCCAGGACTGGACTAAGATTGAGCCCAGTGTCAGCCTGCTCAAGTCTCCAAAAG ACAACATTGATGATCCTACCGGTAATTTCCGGAGCACGCCTCTTACTGGCTGGAAGGTCTTCCTGCTCCTGCTCTGTGCACTTCTTGGGATCgttgtttgtgctgttgtaGGAGCTGTGGTCTTTCAGAAACGACAAGAGCGGAACAAGAGATTTTACTAG